From the Jilunia laotingensis genome, the window GAAATCAATGTTGAAGAATATTCATTTCGATGCTTTAAGAATTTATGTCTCAGTGGATAATCTGTTTACGTTCACTAAATATTCGGGGTATACTCCCGAAATCAGTGATCAATGGGGCGATCCTTTGACCGCTGGTTCTGATGTAGGAGCTTCTCCGCTACCGAGAACAATGACTGTAGGTTTGAATTTAACTTTCTAAATAATAAAGACGATGAAATCACGTATATTAAAATCATTTTTGGGAATCGGGTTACTGTTGACGGGCAGTTCCTGTTCTAACTTCCTCGACCAACCGATATTGGGACAAAGTCTTGATACTCCCGCATATTATAATGATGTTGATAATGCTAATATGGCTGTTATAGCTTGCTATGATGCTTTACAATATGATGACGACATGTCTACTTATCAGTGGATGTTTGCCGATGTTGCATCCGATGATGCTTGGAAAGGCGGTGGAGGAGCCGGAGAAAATCTTTATATACAAGAGATGAAAGAGTGGGTGGCTTTGCCTACCAACATTTGGGGGAAAGTTGTCTGGCAATCTTATTATATGGCTATTTTTAGAGCAAATACCGTAATCAAGCAGTTGGCTGATGCCACTTTTGATTCGGACTTGAGGGAACAATATATTGCCGAAGCTAAATTTGTGAGAGCCTATTCATATCTTATTTTAGTAAAATTGTTCGGTGATCTTCCGCTGATTACCGAACCGTTGGGAACCGACCAGATGGGAAAGATTCAGCGTTCTCCGTTTGCAGATGTCCTAGAACTCATCAAAAAGGATTTTGAAGATGCAGCCGAAGTATTGCCGGTTAGCTGGCCTGCCGAGCAAGTAGGACGAGCTACTTCCGGTGCGGCTAAAGGACTTGAAGCTCGTGCCATTATGTACGCTATAGGTATGTTTAAAACAGAACCGGAATCATCTTGGAAAAAAGTATATGACCTTACCGATGAAATTGTAAAGTCGGGAGCTTATAGTTTATTGTCCAATTATGCTGAAATATTCGAGGATGAAGGAGAGAATTCTTCCGAATCTATTTTTGAAATACAACATAAGACTACGAATACCGGATGGACTACTGAGAATGAGGGTTGTAACAGTCCTATCGTAGTTGCCAATAGGGGAACAAATGATAACCCTTCGTGGGGATGGGGATATAATTGCCCAACTCAGGATTTGGTAGATCAATTTGCCAAAGATGATCCACGATTATACGTAACCGTCCACGGGCAAGGAATCACCGATTATGTGTACGGTATTAAACATGATGTAGTCAAAAATGATTACCTGACGGGTTATTGTGCGCGTAAGTTGGCTACTGATCCTGCCCTACGGGGGCCTAACCAATCCGACTATCCTAATAATCTGCGTGTTCTCCGTTATGCGGATGTTCTCCTCATGAAAGCTGAGGCAGCGTATCATCTGAATAATGAAATTACGGCAAGAGAATGTGTAAATATGGTGCGTACACGTGCCCGCCAATCAACTTATCCCAAAGGTTGGGAAGAGGGGAAGAATACATATACGGCTACCGGTTTTATTAATAACGTGCCTGATATAGATGCTACAGGAACAGCTTTATTAGAGGCAATCAAAAAAGAAAGGCGTCTTGAATTGGCCATGGAATCATTGCGTTATTGGGATCAAGTAAGATGGGGAGAGTATCGGAATTCTTTGTCTCCTGCTGTTCAGGCAAATTATGACAAGCATCTGCTGAGAGGCGTACCTGTGTTACCAATTCCAAATGATGAAGTTTTGGCATGGGGGTTAGAACAGAATCCTAATTATTAATAACTACGATCATGAAAATTATACAATATATCAGTGCGGTTGCATTTGTTTTAGTTACGGCAACCTCTTGTTCCGAAGATCAATATGGGGAACATTCGGAGATGGATTATCCTATCCCAACAATAACCTCGGTAACCTCTGATGTTGAGGTAGGAGGAGAAATAACGATAATAGGTGAGAACTTTGCTGCACCGAGTACAGTCTCTATTGACGGTATAAGCATGAACATTACTTCTCAGGATGATAAGAAGATAGTTGCCGTATTACCTCGGTTGTTTAAAACCTCTTCAATCATCGTGCGTAACGCTTTCGGACGTAGTAGTGAGGAAAAAATGGTTGTCAAACCGATTTATCCGGCAGCGGAAGAGATAACGGTTACATCTTGGCCTAAACAAATAACCAAGGGCCGGCCATTAATCGTGCGGGGACATAACATGGACTTGGTAACGCAGGTATCGGTAGGCTCTGTGACAATCTCGGTAAACGGATTGAACCAGCAACAGGAGAGACTGCTGGTACTTGTACCCGAAACACTTGAAGAATCATCAGCTACGATTGTTCTGAAAACAATCGTAGGTTCTACCATAAGCTTGGGCAATGAATTGCCTGTCATTGAATACGATCCTGTTAATTGGGAACCTATAGAGCCGGTTGTATTGATGGACTTTGAAGATGGCGATATGCACTATTTAAGTGGTGACATGCCTTCCGCCCTTTGCACTGCTAAGTTAAACGGAGCAGGCAATGGCATTGTTTCACCCGATGGAAGTAATAACTATTTTAGCTTGTATGCAAAAGAAATTACCGGAGCGTATTCGATGTGGACTTATCTGGGCTCTTTAAAAACAGTCTTTGCCAAACCGATAGATATGTCTGAATTCCATGATCCTTATATATCATTCTATTGGAATAGTGATGATAACATCGGGTCATTCCAATTGGCAGTAAGTCAGGGTGAACAAAAAGGTGGCGGAACTTTTGCACCGGGTAAAACGGATAAAAAGTATGATCCTGAAGCGAAGTATGATTTATACACATTGCGTCCTACCAATAAAAAGTGGCATTGCGTTACCGCCCGCCTAAAGGATTTGGTTGTCGAAAGTTGGGGAGGAGATTTTAAAGAATTTGACCTCTTTGGACAGATTACCGATATTGAACTTGTGTTCAAACAGGTTAACGGGGTATATTGGAATGGTAAGTATGGTACGGAGAATCCTGATGATATCTATAATTATGGGAGTCAGGATAATAAAGAATTCAAGGCAAATATTGATAAGATTATGATTACGGACGGTCCTTATACATTAAATGGATATCCCGAGAAAGAATAAGTATTTAACTAATGGTCTAACAAATATGCAAGTCGATATACATTACGATCGGCTTGCATATGCAAAAGAAATTTTTCAATGAACAGAAAGAAGATTAAAGCTTTACTTGTTGCCGCTTTAGCAACTATTTCTACCTTCTCCAATGCAGCGAGTTACAATGTACTCGATTTTGGAGCTAAGAATAACGGAAGAGAATTAGTAACGTCACATATTCAAAAAGCGATCAATCAGTGCCATGCCGATGGTGGAGGTGTAGTATTTGTACCGTCAGGAAAATACCTGGTTGGTACGTTAAACCTGAAATCGAATGTCGAATTTCATTTTGAGACCGGGGCTGTACTATTGGCTACCACAGATTTATCCCAATACCAAAGACATAATGAACAATTGGCAGGTGTTTTCTATACGGAAGATGCTGATAACGTTTCCATAACCGGTAACGGCACCATCTTTGGTCAAGGAATGGAGTTTATGGAACGGACGGTTGCGAAAAAGATTGTTGGAGATGTGAATAATTATATCCGGCAGAAGTTTGATTTTAGAAAGGTCGAAAATGGTACGTTGGGGGATGGCCCGGTAAATCCGAAGGAGCGATTCCATCAAATGGTCATTTTCAGCAATTGTACTGATGTCAGTCTGTCGGATTTTAAATGTGTGGATGCGCCTTATTGGACAATTCTTGTCGTACACTGTGACCGTGTGAAGGTAAATAAGGTTATGATCGATAATAATTTGCTGATACCTAACAGCGATGGGTTGGATATTGTGTCCAGTAGTAATGTGAATGTATCCGACTGTTATTTCAGTTGTGGGGATGATGCAATAATTCTGGCCGGCTATGCTCATCATTTCGGTGATCCGGGATTCAAAGATATCTTGAAACCCTCGAAGAATATAAATGTGGATAATTGTATTTTCCGTTCACGTTCCAGTGCTATCCGGATTGGAGGATGGGATCAGAACCACATGTCCAATTATAATTTCAGTAACATCACCATCTATGATTCGAACTGTGGGATCAACCTTACCGTACGTGACTCGGGTTCTATTCAGAATGTAAACTTTGACAACATCCGTATCGAGACCAGAATGCATACCGGAGATTGGTGGGGAAATGGCGAACCGATCAAGATTTCAGCTTTGAGAGGAGTGCCCGATAGCCCGATAGGTATTATTAAAAATATCAGTTTTGCCAATATTTCCTGCTCGGCAGAAAATTCAATATTGATGTATGCTTCCGATGAGACTGTCATGGAAAACATCTCATTCAATAACTTTAATTTCGAATTGAAGAAAGGAGCATTGGAAGAAGTAAGTGGTGGTAACTTTGACTTGCGCCCGAATACCGTACAAGGCAAAGAGATCTATGCCTCTAATATCCCGGTTGTCTATATAGAAAATGCGAAGAATGTATTTTTTAATCAAGGCAACATCAGTTGGGGGAATGTAGATAAGCCATACTATACAAACGCGATCGAAGCCATTAAGGTCAACACCTTGTATCTGGATAATATGACGGCTTCACCTTCTCCTTCCAATCCGGAGTTGCCGGCTGTATCATTGAAAAACTGTACGAACGTGAAGAATAATATTCGTAAATAGTGTGTGGTGGATGGAATGCAATATCGAAGAACCGAATTTAAAAATTAGATAGAATGAAAAATATAAGGAGGATTATGGCGGTGTTTGCCTTAGCGGGGCTTACAGCGTGTGGGGTTGGAAACAAGAAGATGGATAATACGGAGGTATGCAGGACTCCTGAGACGGACAGCCTATATACACTTTTAAAGAAAATCCCCGGGAAAGGTTTTATGTTTGGTCATCAGGATGCCACAGTATATGGAATTGGTTGGGAAGGAGATTCGGCTCGTAGTGATGTCAAGAGTGTATGTGGGGATTATCCCGCTGTTTGCGGATGGGAAATAGGGCGCATTGAGACAGGTAAACCGGCCAGTTTGGACAATGTATCTTTCGATAGGATTCGAGTGGAGATGATCCGGAATTATCTACGTGGCGGGGTGAATGCTTTGAGTTGGCATGTGGACAATCCGATGACGGGAGGCGATTCATGGGATGTTTCAGCGAAAGACGGAGTCGTTGCTTCCATTCTGCCGGACGGGACAAATCATATCAAGTTCCTAGATTGGTTAGATAAATTGGCAGACTACTGCAATTCGTTGGTTACTCCTGAAGGGACGAAAATACCGATATTGTTTCGTCCCTGGCATGAGCATACAGGCAGTTGGTTCTGGTGGGGGAAAGATCATTGTACTTCTGAGCAATATAAAACTTTGTGGATTATGACCTATGATTATCTTCATTCTAAAGGAGTGAACAATTTACTATATGCTTATTCTCCCGGAGGAGATTGTACGATGGAAGAATATATGGATCGTTATCCGGGAGATGAGTATGTAGACGTTTTAGGATTTGATTACTATCAGATGAATGGAAGCGAAGGGTGTCAATCATATAAAGATGCAATGCATAGGACATTGAAGTTCCTCACAAAATTGGGCGCGTTGCATAACAAGCCTATTGCTGTAACGGAAACGGGATTGGAAGCTCTTCCGGTGAAGGATTGGTGGACGAATGTGTTATTTCCGGTTTTAAATGAATATCCGGTGAGTTATGTATTGGTTTGGCGCAATGCACGCGAGAAAGAGAATCACTATTATGCACCTTATCCCGGACAACTGTCGGCCGAAGATTTTGTTGAGTTTTACAAGCATCCAAAGACCTTGTTTGTTTCGGACCTTGTGGATTGGAATAAGTAATCAGAGAATTATTTGTATTGATTAAGAAGCAGAATAAATTATGGTAGATTTGAATTTACTTTACGAAGCGATATTAAAAGGAAAACATACTGTTGCCGCAGAACTTACGCAAGCTGCAATAGATGAGAATGTATCTCCTAAGGAACTGATTAATAACTATCTGATAAGGGCAATGGAGGAGATCGGACGACGCTTTGAGATCCAACAAGCATTTGTCCCGGAGTTGTTAATGGCTGGCCGGGCGATGAAGTCGGCTTTGGCACTGCTTCAACCTTTATTAAAAGGTGAAGATGCAGCTTCTTCCGTCGGAACAATTGTCATAGGAACTGTGAAAGGCGATTTGCATGATATTGGAAAGAACCTGGTAGGATCTATGTTTGAAGGATGTGGATTTCGAGTAGTCGATTTAGGCGTAGATGTGGATTCAGAGAAGTTTGTGCAGGCGGTAAAAGATCATAATGCCAATGTGGTAGGGTTGAGTGCATTGCTTACGACTACTATGCCATATATGAAAACAGTAATTGATGAGTTGGAAGTAGCCGGACTCAGAGACAGAGTAAAAGTAATGGTAGGAGGCGCTCCGGTAAGTGCGGGCTTTGCGGCAGAGGTCGGTGCCGATGGGTTTAGCAGTAGTGCTAACTCTGCTGTTATAAAAGCAAAAGAATTATTGGGAGTTGCCTGAAACTTTCATAGAAATAAGACATCAGACAGGATATAAAATGAAGAATATGGATATGGATGCCTGGATGGAAAGTATCCGGGCTAACAGAAAGAGAGTGGCTATTCCCATAATGACTCATCCGGGAATAGAACTAATTGGTAGAACCGTTTATGAAGCTGTCAATAATGGCAAAGTGCATTTTGATGCCATTAATGCTCTTAATGAGAAGTACCCTTCCGCAGCATGTACGGTAATTATGGATCTTACTGTGGAAGCGGAGGCATTCGGTGCTTCGGTTGATTTTCCACAAGATGAAATACCGACAGTTGTTGGGCATCTGGTATCCGACCTGTCATCTGTAAAAGCATTGAAGGAACCCGATATGAGTGAAGGACGCATTCCGCAATATCTGCTGGCTAACAAATTGGCTGCTGAAAATATTACCGATAAACCGGTATTTGGCGGAATGATCGGTCCTTTCTCTTTGGCTGGACGACTGTACGATATGTCCGAGTTCATGATGGCGTGCTATTGTGAACCGGAAACGGCTGGTTTATTGTTACGGAAATGTACCTCTTTCTTGTTAAACTATTGCTTGGAATTGAAAAAACAAGGAATACAAGGAGTTGTAATAGCCGAACCGGCAGCCGGATTATTGTCGAATGAGGGTTGTGCAGAGTTTTCTTCACAATATATCAAGTCGATAGTGGAGGTCGTTCAGGATAGAAATTTTGTTGTCATATTACATAACTGTGGTAATACAGGTCATTGTACCGAGGCAATGGTACAGACCGGTGCTGCCTGCTATCATTTTGGTAATAAGATAAATATGTTGGAAGCATTGGATGCATGTCCCACCGATTCAATCGTAATGGGCAATCTTGATCCTGTAACTTTGTTTAAAGCAGCGAGCCCGGAAGATTTGAGGATAGCTACACTCGATTTGTTGCAACAAACATCGGCATATCCTAATTTCGTTCTTTCTTCGGGATGTGACATTCCTCCGCATACTTCTCTTGCGAATATAACAGCTTTTTATGCTGCATTGGATGAATACAACCATGCCATAAATGTTGATCGGACATGAATGAATTTGGAAGCTTCGATATTGCCTTCTCGCAACTTTCAATAGAAATGAGGGAGGTGTATCAGTTGATGGGGTATGACGGGCATGAACCGGGTACGGAAATAGTGACACTTGTCAATGACATGGCAGATCGGATAAGCCGGTTGGTTACTCCTCGTTGTACATACCGGTTATTGAAAGGAAGGATCGATGGTATTCAAAGTCTTCAGATAGGGGACACGCTGTTAAATCCTGGGCGTATTATTACCCATGCCATGAAAGGAGCTTCATATTACGCTATTTTTTTAGTAACCATAGGAAAAGAGTTTGATTTATATTGTGAGCAATTGAAAAAAGAGAATGATATGTTACAAGTGTTTATTGCAGATGCATTTGGTTCTGTATTGGCAGAAGCTGCTGTTGCTTATTTTATGAAACGCTTGTCCTCTATGGCGGCCTCCGATGAAATGGAAATAAGCAATAATTATAGTCCCGGATATTGCGATTGGTTGTTGGAAGAACAAAAAAAGGTATTTGGGTTCTTTCCGGCAACTCCGATTGGCATTCATCTGACTGATTCTTGCCTGATGCTTCCTGTTAAGTCGGTCAGTGGAATCGTTGCAGTCGGTACGGATGTGAAAAAGCAACCTTATGGTTGCGATATTTGCAAAATGGCTACCTGTATAAAAAATAAGAAATTACAAAAATAAGAACAAGTATGATGAATGCAAAATTAGAAAGAACACATAGCATGCTGGCAACTCCTAAGACCGGTGAAGGACGGGTTTATTTTCATCCGATATTGATGATGCATGCTGCCACTTTATATGGAAAGACCTATACGGAGTTCATGTCAGATCATAACGTGTTGGTGGAATCTAACTTACGATTGCTTGAAATGTATGACCATGATGCTGTTAGCGTCATTTCCGATCCTTATAGGGAAGCATCCGCTTTTGGAGCTACCATTACTTTCAACGGTGATAACTCTCCTAAAGGTGAGAAATTGGTTCATTCCATGGAAGACGTTGAAAGGTTGGAGATTCCTGATGTATATGCTTGTGAACGGACTTTGGACAGGATAAACGGAGTGAAACTGTTTCGTGAAAAGTTGGGTGAGCCATTTCCCATAATAGGTTGGGTAGAGGGACCGCTTGCTGAGGCTGCCGATCTTGCAGGTGTTTCGGAAATATTGATGAACATGGTGATTGAACCAGAAATGGTTCAGGCATTGCAATTGAAATGTTTGCAGATGGCAAAGAATTTTGCTTTGGCTCAGATTAAAGCCGGGGCTAATATCATTGGGGTAGGAGATGCTGTATGTTCACAGATATCGAAAGACATGTATGATGAGTTCTGTTTGCCTTTGCACAAAGAGCTTTTCTCATTTATCCATGCGCAAGGAGCCATTGTCAAACTTCATATTTGTGGGAATATAACTCATATATTGCCTTCTTTGGCCAAAACGGATGTGGATATATTAGATGTGGACTGGATGGTCAATGTAAGAGAGGCCTATGAAGTGATGGGAGAAGATGTTATGATATGTGGTAATCTTGATCCTGTAACGGTAGTTATGCAAGGTGACAAGAAATTGATAAAAGAGAAATATGATGCAGTAAAGAGCCAGATACCGCTTGAGAACTGGATAATGATGGCAGGATGTGAGATTCCGCGCGCTACACCGGTTGAGAATATGAGATATTTGAGAGAGATTTCAATAGGACGATAAATAATATTATAATGGGATAATTTTGTATCAGTATCTCTTAAAGTGTCCGGCTATCTTTGCAGCGTATTATGATATGTATGAGAAAAATAAAATATTGAAAAAGGATGGAAACTTTTAATAATAAGGTAGCGAAGCTCTTTCGTAAGTATGAAGAGTTGATCGTAAGAAAAAATGAACCTCTTCCCACCGGCAACGGTATTTTTACCCGTTATAAATATCCGGTACTGACGGCTGCCCATACGCCTGTTTTTTGGCGTTACGACCTGGATGAGCATTCGAATCCTAATTTGTTGGAACGTATTGGGATGAACGCCACCATGAATTCAGGGGCCATCAAATGGCAGGGACGCTATCTGATGCTGGTTCGTGTGGAAGGAGCCGACCGGAAGTCGTTCTTTGCCGTGGCGGAAAGTCCCAACGGTGTGGATAATTTCCGCTTCTGGGACTATCCCGTTACGATGCCCGAGGACTTGATTCCTGCCACAAACATTTACGACATGCGTCTGACAGCTCATGAGGATGGCTGGATATACGGTATCTTTTGTGCAGAGAGGCATGATGATTCTGCGCCCGTCGGGGATTTGTCATCGGCTACAGCTACCGCTGCCATTGCACGTACTAAAGATTTGATCCATTGGGAACGTTTGCCGGATCTGAAAACACGGAGCCAGCAACGCAACGTAGTCTTGCATCCGGAATTCGTGAATGGGAAATATGCCCTTTATACCCGTCCGCAGGACGGATTTATCGATGCCGGTAGCGGTGGAGGCATTGGTTGGGCTTTGGTAGACGATATGACTTGTGCTGAGGTAAAAGAAGAAAAGATTATCGATTCGCGTTATTACCATACTATTAAAGAGGTGAAAAACGGTGAAGGCCCTCACCCGATTAAGACTCCCCAGGGATGGTTGCATCTGGCTCACGGAGTCCGCGGATGTGCTTCCGGTTTGCGCTATGTGCTGTATATGTACATGACATCGCTGGATGATCCTACCCGTGTGATTGCTTCTCCGGGTGGTTACTTCATGGCTCCCGAAGGTGAAGAGCGCATCGGTGATGTTTCCAATGTATTGTTCAGCAACGGTTGGATTGCCGATGAAGACGGAACCGTATTTATCTATTACGCTTCTTCGGACACGCGAATGCATGTGGCTACTTCTACCATCAAGAAACTGGTGGACTATTGTATGCACACTCCGCAGGATGGATTGTCGTCATCGGCTTCGGTAGAAACACTGAAAAAACTCATAAAGCATAACCTTGAGGTGATGAGGGATGCTTCTGAAGACGAAAAGATTATGGAGGTAACGGACATGATACAGGCATAAGGTGTTAGTTTACAAATAGATACTATGATAAAATTAAGGGAAAAGATTGGTTACGGCTTCGGGGACATGGCTTCGTCTATGTTCTGGAAGCTTTTCGGTTCTTATTTGATGATATTTTATACGGATGTGTTCGGGCTCCCCGCAGCGGTGGTTGGAACCATGTTCCTGATAACTCGGGTGTGGGATTCTGCATTTGATCCCATCGTAGGGGTGATGGCGGATCGTACCCTTTCTCG encodes:
- a CDS encoding glycoside hydrolase family 28 protein, whose translation is MNRKKIKALLVAALATISTFSNAASYNVLDFGAKNNGRELVTSHIQKAINQCHADGGGVVFVPSGKYLVGTLNLKSNVEFHFETGAVLLATTDLSQYQRHNEQLAGVFYTEDADNVSITGNGTIFGQGMEFMERTVAKKIVGDVNNYIRQKFDFRKVENGTLGDGPVNPKERFHQMVIFSNCTDVSLSDFKCVDAPYWTILVVHCDRVKVNKVMIDNNLLIPNSDGLDIVSSSNVNVSDCYFSCGDDAIILAGYAHHFGDPGFKDILKPSKNINVDNCIFRSRSSAIRIGGWDQNHMSNYNFSNITIYDSNCGINLTVRDSGSIQNVNFDNIRIETRMHTGDWWGNGEPIKISALRGVPDSPIGIIKNISFANISCSAENSILMYASDETVMENISFNNFNFELKKGALEEVSGGNFDLRPNTVQGKEIYASNIPVVYIENAKNVFFNQGNISWGNVDKPYYTNAIEAIKVNTLYLDNMTASPSPSNPELPAVSLKNCTNVKNNIRK
- a CDS encoding RagB/SusD family nutrient uptake outer membrane protein — its product is MKSRILKSFLGIGLLLTGSSCSNFLDQPILGQSLDTPAYYNDVDNANMAVIACYDALQYDDDMSTYQWMFADVASDDAWKGGGGAGENLYIQEMKEWVALPTNIWGKVVWQSYYMAIFRANTVIKQLADATFDSDLREQYIAEAKFVRAYSYLILVKLFGDLPLITEPLGTDQMGKIQRSPFADVLELIKKDFEDAAEVLPVSWPAEQVGRATSGAAKGLEARAIMYAIGMFKTEPESSWKKVYDLTDEIVKSGAYSLLSNYAEIFEDEGENSSESIFEIQHKTTNTGWTTENEGCNSPIVVANRGTNDNPSWGWGYNCPTQDLVDQFAKDDPRLYVTVHGQGITDYVYGIKHDVVKNDYLTGYCARKLATDPALRGPNQSDYPNNLRVLRYADVLLMKAEAAYHLNNEITARECVNMVRTRARQSTYPKGWEEGKNTYTATGFINNVPDIDATGTALLEAIKKERRLELAMESLRYWDQVRWGEYRNSLSPAVQANYDKHLLRGVPVLPIPNDEVLAWGLEQNPNY
- a CDS encoding uroporphyrinogen decarboxylase family protein; this encodes MMNAKLERTHSMLATPKTGEGRVYFHPILMMHAATLYGKTYTEFMSDHNVLVESNLRLLEMYDHDAVSVISDPYREASAFGATITFNGDNSPKGEKLVHSMEDVERLEIPDVYACERTLDRINGVKLFREKLGEPFPIIGWVEGPLAEAADLAGVSEILMNMVIEPEMVQALQLKCLQMAKNFALAQIKAGANIIGVGDAVCSQISKDMYDEFCLPLHKELFSFIHAQGAIVKLHICGNITHILPSLAKTDVDILDVDWMVNVREAYEVMGEDVMICGNLDPVTVVMQGDKKLIKEKYDAVKSQIPLENWIMMAGCEIPRATPVENMRYLREISIGR
- a CDS encoding vitamin B12 dependent-methionine synthase activation domain-containing protein; protein product: MNEFGSFDIAFSQLSIEMREVYQLMGYDGHEPGTEIVTLVNDMADRISRLVTPRCTYRLLKGRIDGIQSLQIGDTLLNPGRIITHAMKGASYYAIFLVTIGKEFDLYCEQLKKENDMLQVFIADAFGSVLAEAAVAYFMKRLSSMAASDEMEISNNYSPGYCDWLLEEQKKVFGFFPATPIGIHLTDSCLMLPVKSVSGIVAVGTDVKKQPYGCDICKMATCIKNKKLQK
- a CDS encoding uroporphyrinogen decarboxylase family protein: MKNMDMDAWMESIRANRKRVAIPIMTHPGIELIGRTVYEAVNNGKVHFDAINALNEKYPSAACTVIMDLTVEAEAFGASVDFPQDEIPTVVGHLVSDLSSVKALKEPDMSEGRIPQYLLANKLAAENITDKPVFGGMIGPFSLAGRLYDMSEFMMACYCEPETAGLLLRKCTSFLLNYCLELKKQGIQGVVIAEPAAGLLSNEGCAEFSSQYIKSIVEVVQDRNFVVILHNCGNTGHCTEAMVQTGAACYHFGNKINMLEALDACPTDSIVMGNLDPVTLFKAASPEDLRIATLDLLQQTSAYPNFVLSSGCDIPPHTSLANITAFYAALDEYNHAINVDRT
- a CDS encoding glycoside hydrolase family 26 protein; the encoded protein is MKNIRRIMAVFALAGLTACGVGNKKMDNTEVCRTPETDSLYTLLKKIPGKGFMFGHQDATVYGIGWEGDSARSDVKSVCGDYPAVCGWEIGRIETGKPASLDNVSFDRIRVEMIRNYLRGGVNALSWHVDNPMTGGDSWDVSAKDGVVASILPDGTNHIKFLDWLDKLADYCNSLVTPEGTKIPILFRPWHEHTGSWFWWGKDHCTSEQYKTLWIMTYDYLHSKGVNNLLYAYSPGGDCTMEEYMDRYPGDEYVDVLGFDYYQMNGSEGCQSYKDAMHRTLKFLTKLGALHNKPIAVTETGLEALPVKDWWTNVLFPVLNEYPVSYVLVWRNAREKENHYYAPYPGQLSAEDFVEFYKHPKTLFVSDLVDWNK
- a CDS encoding glycoside hydrolase family 130 protein, translated to METFNNKVAKLFRKYEELIVRKNEPLPTGNGIFTRYKYPVLTAAHTPVFWRYDLDEHSNPNLLERIGMNATMNSGAIKWQGRYLMLVRVEGADRKSFFAVAESPNGVDNFRFWDYPVTMPEDLIPATNIYDMRLTAHEDGWIYGIFCAERHDDSAPVGDLSSATATAAIARTKDLIHWERLPDLKTRSQQRNVVLHPEFVNGKYALYTRPQDGFIDAGSGGGIGWALVDDMTCAEVKEEKIIDSRYYHTIKEVKNGEGPHPIKTPQGWLHLAHGVRGCASGLRYVLYMYMTSLDDPTRVIASPGGYFMAPEGEERIGDVSNVLFSNGWIADEDGTVFIYYASSDTRMHVATSTIKKLVDYCMHTPQDGLSSSASVETLKKLIKHNLEVMRDASEDEKIMEVTDMIQA
- a CDS encoding IPT/TIG domain-containing protein, whose amino-acid sequence is MKIIQYISAVAFVLVTATSCSEDQYGEHSEMDYPIPTITSVTSDVEVGGEITIIGENFAAPSTVSIDGISMNITSQDDKKIVAVLPRLFKTSSIIVRNAFGRSSEEKMVVKPIYPAAEEITVTSWPKQITKGRPLIVRGHNMDLVTQVSVGSVTISVNGLNQQQERLLVLVPETLEESSATIVLKTIVGSTISLGNELPVIEYDPVNWEPIEPVVLMDFEDGDMHYLSGDMPSALCTAKLNGAGNGIVSPDGSNNYFSLYAKEITGAYSMWTYLGSLKTVFAKPIDMSEFHDPYISFYWNSDDNIGSFQLAVSQGEQKGGGTFAPGKTDKKYDPEAKYDLYTLRPTNKKWHCVTARLKDLVVESWGGDFKEFDLFGQITDIELVFKQVNGVYWNGKYGTENPDDIYNYGSQDNKEFKANIDKIMITDGPYTLNGYPEKE